Below is a window of Myroides profundi DNA.
AAATCCTGTGGTAGAAGAAGAGGTAGTAGCGCATATCACAGCTGAAATACCTGTAGTAGAGCAAGAAGTAAAGGAAGAGGAAGAAGACGAAAATGATGATATCGAAGTAACTACTTTCTATGAAGAAGAAGTTGTGGTAAAGGAAGAAGTGATAGAAACACCAATACCATCTATTGTAGAAGCTGTTAAAGAGGAGAGCATTGAGGAGGCATTAGTAAATATAAACGAACAGTTCGCTCCTGCTAAAATAGAAGAAACAATAGAGGAAACTATGATTACTTCTACCTATAAAGTAGAAGAAGAAGTAAAAACAGTAACAGAGAATAAACCAAATACGGATGATCCTTTCTTTGGATTCGACTTCAGTGATGTAGAATTCGTAAGAGTAGAGGATGTTGATAAGCAAGAGGTACAGAAGTTTGAGACAGAGTTTGTACCTAAAGAACCTGTTGTAGAAGCTAGCTTTACACAGCCAGAACCTATCGCTCCTGTAGAAGAGAAAATCCAAAATACCGTAGAGCCTGCTGTGCCACAGAACACATTATTTAATGTTGAGCACACTTCTGTACGCGAACCAAAGATCAATAAACCTAAATCTATTAATGATATTTATAGCTCTACTATCGTAGTAGGCTTGAATGACCGTATTGCTTTCGAGAGACATTTGTTTAACGGAAGTGCAGAAGATTTTAATAGAGTATTATCACAGTTAAATACAGTGAGCTCTTTTGATGAGGCAAATAGCTTAATAGATCATTTAGTAAAACCAGAATACAATAACTGGGAAGGAAAAGAAGAATACGAAGAACGCTTTATGACGTTAGTAGAAAAACGTTTTATATAATTATGGGGAAACTTTACTTGGTACCTACACCAATTGGAAATTTAGAAGATATGACGTATCGTGCAATAAAAGTATTGCAAGAAGTAGATTATATCTTAGCAGAAGACACACGTAATAGTGGAAAACTATTAAAGCATTTTGAAATCTCTACACCGATGTTTAGTCATCATATGCATAATGAGCATAAGACTGTAGAAGGATTAGTAAAGAGAATGCAAGCAGGAGAGACCTTCGCACTGATATCAGATGCAGGTACACCTGCTATCTCAGATCCAGGATTTTTATTGACACGTGCGTGTGTAGAGCATGGTGTAGAAGTAGAGTGTCTACCAGGAGCAACAGCATTCGTTCCTGCATTAGTGAATAGTGGTTTGCCAAATGATAAGTTTGTTTTTGAAGGGTTCTTACCTGATAAGAAAGGAAGACAGACGAGATATCTAATTCTAGCAGAAGAGACTAGAACGATGATCCTTTATGTATCTCCTCATAAGTTAGTAAAGACATTAGGAGAGTTTAAAGAATACTTCGGAGAAGATAGACAAGTATCTGTCTCTAGAGAATTGTCTAAACTACATGAAGAGACCGTAAGAGGTACAGTGGTAGAAGTGTTAGCTCATTTCGAAGCGAAGCCTCCTAAAGGTGAGATCGTAGTGATCGTAGCTGGAAAAAGTAAATAAGAAATAGCTACCTGTCTTAGCAGATAGATTATTACAGTATAGAGAATTGCCCATAGCAGATTGTTATGGGCAATTTTTTTGTTTAAAATCGAGTGATGTGTTTTGTGGTGAACGTAGTCTAATAGTCTAGTTTATGATAGGAAAAGGCAACCTCTTCAATACCGCTACAAGATTACTTCAACAGTTCTTCAAGAAAGAGCCTTCTAACTAGAGCAATCTTGGGGAAATGTTGAAGAAGTGTTGAAGAGAATGCTAATAATGCTTGTATTCAGTGACTTGAGGAGTAATAGACGCTAGATTTTTTTATAATTGGGTTTTATTATAATTTATTGATTATTAATATGGTATTGAATTTTATTCACGTTATGAGGTGTGAAAAAGTGACGGGTTTTTTATAGTTTTTAGCCTGAATAAAGCTTTTTAGTAGGGATTTTGATAAAAAGTAGCGCATAAAAGGTATTGTATTAAACAAAAAAGCTTCTTTTGAGGTCATAAAAGAGGAAATTTAGTCAAAGAAAGTGTTTTAGACTAAAAAAATGAATATGCATATAAAGGACTTTTTATAGCGGTATACTTTATATTGTTATGTACATATTGTCTTGTATGTAGCGAAGTGCAGTATAGAGTTTATCTGTTTAGCGAATAATTTTGTTACAAGGATTAATTGTTAGGCTATATAAGATCGTGAGAGGAGGGTTGAGCATTAGATTCTCTTTTTGCGTCTTCTTTAACTAGTGAACATTGATTTTTTTTTGATACATTTGATAAAAACAGAACATTATGTCACATAAAGTAACTACAAGTTGGATAGAAAACATGCAATTCGAATCAACTAATCCAAGTGGAGGAACGATTAGAATAGATGCAGGCCCAGAAAATGGAGGAGATAATAAAGGTCTAAGACCTAAAGCATTAATGTTGTCTGCTTTAGCAGGATGTTCAGGATTAGATGTAGCATCACTGATTAAGAAAATGAGATTAGATGTTGCTGATTTTAAAATAGAGACAGAAGGATTACTTACAGATGCAGATCCAGCTACTTATCATACTGTGATAGTAGAGTATCACTTCTATGGTGCTAATCTAGATGAGGCGAAGCTAAAAAAAGCAGTTGATTTATCTATCGAGAAGTATTGTGGTGTAATGGATATGTTTAAAGAATTTGCTGAAGTTAAAACTAGTATTCATTATCATAAAGAGTAATTAATGCGCTGGTATTTAAAACAAGATCCAGATGAAAAAATAGTTGCTCATTTACAAGAAGTTTTAGGTGTAGATCCTATAGTAGGGAGATTATTAGCACAGCGAGGGATAGATACCTTCGAGGCTGCTAAGAAGTTCTTTAGACCTTCTTTAGAAGATTTGCACGATCCCTTTCTGATGGCAGATATGACAGAGGCTGTCCATCGCATTCTAACGGCGATAAAGAATCGAGAATCAATCTTGGTTTTCGGTGATTACGATGTGGATGGAACTACTTCTGTTGCCTTAATGTATTCTTATTTAAAGAGTTTAGGTGCTCAGGTAGGTACTTATATTCCTGATCGATATAATGAGGGATATGGGATATCTTACCAGGGGATAGACTATGCTATACAGCAGGGTGTACATCTAATCATAGCTCTAGACTGTGGGATCAAGTCTATAGAGCACATACAGTATGCTAGTAGTAAAGGTGTTGATTTCATTATCTGTGATCATCACTTACCTGGTGATATTATTCCTGATGCAGTAGCTGTATTAGACCCTAAGCGAGTAGACTGTCTATATCCTTATAAAGAATTATGTGGATGTGGGGTAGGGTTTAAGCTTATAGAAGCATTAAATATAACACAAGGGTTGCCATTCTCTTCTATAGAACATTACCTAGATCTAGTAGCTACTGCTATCGCAGCGGATGTAGTGCCGATTACTGGAGAGAATAGAGTATTGGCATACTACGGACTTAAGGTAATTAATGAAAGCCCACGTCCTGGTATAAAAGCACTGATGAAGTTATATGACCTCGCTACATATACAATGACAGACATTGTGTTTAAGTTAGCACCTAAAATCAATGCGGCTGGAAGAATAGAACACGGTAACTTTACTGTAGAGCTATTGACAGAAGCTACTGAAGAAGGAGCAAATAAGACCGTAGAGAAAATTGTAAACATCAATGAAGAACGAAAATCTCTAGATCAAGGGATCACGGAAGAAGCGCTTAAACAGATCATCGATCAGAAATTAATTAACTCAAAGAGCACTGTGGTATACAGCCCATCTTGGCATAAGGGGGTGATCGGTATTGTGGCTTCACGTCTTATAGATACGTATTATAGACCGACTATCGTGTTTACAGATAGTGGAGACTATCTAGCTGCATCAGCGCGCTCTGTTAAGAACTTTGATATCTATCAGGCTCTAGAGAAGTGTTCTGAGCATCTTATTCAGTTCGGGGGGCATATGTATGCTGCTGGATTGACAATAAAGAAAGAGAATCTAGAGGCTTTTAGACAAAAGTTTGAAGAAGTAGTAGCAAGTACGATTGAGGAGACTGACCTTATACCTGAGATCGAAATAGATGCTAAGATTCAGTTCTCAGAGATTACAGATAAATTTCTGCGTATT
It encodes the following:
- the rsmI gene encoding 16S rRNA (cytidine(1402)-2'-O)-methyltransferase produces the protein MGKLYLVPTPIGNLEDMTYRAIKVLQEVDYILAEDTRNSGKLLKHFEISTPMFSHHMHNEHKTVEGLVKRMQAGETFALISDAGTPAISDPGFLLTRACVEHGVEVECLPGATAFVPALVNSGLPNDKFVFEGFLPDKKGRQTRYLILAEETRTMILYVSPHKLVKTLGEFKEYFGEDRQVSVSRELSKLHEETVRGTVVEVLAHFEAKPPKGEIVVIVAGKSK
- a CDS encoding OsmC family protein — its product is MSHKVTTSWIENMQFESTNPSGGTIRIDAGPENGGDNKGLRPKALMLSALAGCSGLDVASLIKKMRLDVADFKIETEGLLTDADPATYHTVIVEYHFYGANLDEAKLKKAVDLSIEKYCGVMDMFKEFAEVKTSIHYHKE
- the recJ gene encoding single-stranded-DNA-specific exonuclease RecJ, with the translated sequence MRWYLKQDPDEKIVAHLQEVLGVDPIVGRLLAQRGIDTFEAAKKFFRPSLEDLHDPFLMADMTEAVHRILTAIKNRESILVFGDYDVDGTTSVALMYSYLKSLGAQVGTYIPDRYNEGYGISYQGIDYAIQQGVHLIIALDCGIKSIEHIQYASSKGVDFIICDHHLPGDIIPDAVAVLDPKRVDCLYPYKELCGCGVGFKLIEALNITQGLPFSSIEHYLDLVATAIAADVVPITGENRVLAYYGLKVINESPRPGIKALMKLYDLATYTMTDIVFKLAPKINAAGRIEHGNFTVELLTEATEEGANKTVEKIVNINEERKSLDQGITEEALKQIIDQKLINSKSTVVYSPSWHKGVIGIVASRLIDTYYRPTIVFTDSGDYLAASARSVKNFDIYQALEKCSEHLIQFGGHMYAAGLTIKKENLEAFRQKFEEVVASTIEETDLIPEIEIDAKIQFSEITDKFLRILKQFEPFGPGNPSPCFLTKEVFDTGYAKLAGARGEHLKVSFKQRRNPGYKFSAIGFNLGAQYENVKDKQHVDIIYSIEENNWRNKTTIQLQIKDLQLSW